Proteins from a single region of Corynebacterium pseudogenitalium:
- a CDS encoding PhoH family protein, giving the protein MEPLVTRNIELDSVYTQDVLGINDTNLRVLNQHFGADVHARGNAVTVRGPAVVVAHALRVLDELESMARRGVPITADTVTHAISLMEVESPESVAELLGAEIISRRGKVIRPKTAGQRAYVDAIDDNTITFGIGPAGSGKTYLAVAKAVQALHNKEVKRIILTRPAVEAGEKLGFLPGTLSDKIDPYLRPLYDALRDMMDPEAIPKLIEAGIIEVAPLAYMRGRTLSDAFVILDEAQNTSGSQMKMFLTRLGFGSKMVVTGDISQVDLPRGTVSGLRVARRILGDIEGISFQDLRAEDVVRHHLISRIVAAYDEHDARNAARYERKQREEEARQ; this is encoded by the coding sequence ATGGAACCTTTGGTCACGCGCAACATTGAGCTTGACTCTGTATACACCCAGGACGTGCTCGGTATTAATGACACGAACCTGCGGGTGCTCAACCAACACTTCGGCGCCGACGTGCACGCCCGCGGCAACGCGGTGACCGTGCGGGGCCCGGCCGTGGTGGTCGCGCACGCGCTGCGGGTGCTCGACGAGCTCGAGTCGATGGCGCGGCGCGGCGTTCCCATTACCGCGGATACCGTCACGCACGCGATTTCGCTGATGGAGGTGGAGTCACCGGAGTCGGTGGCGGAGCTGCTCGGCGCGGAGATCATCTCGCGGCGCGGCAAGGTCATCCGGCCGAAGACGGCAGGCCAGCGGGCCTACGTCGACGCGATCGACGACAACACCATCACGTTCGGCATCGGCCCGGCCGGCTCCGGCAAGACGTACCTGGCCGTGGCGAAGGCCGTGCAGGCGCTGCACAATAAAGAGGTCAAGCGCATCATTTTGACCCGCCCCGCCGTCGAGGCAGGGGAGAAGCTCGGCTTCCTGCCGGGCACGCTCAGCGACAAGATCGACCCTTACCTGCGGCCGCTCTACGACGCGCTGCGCGACATGATGGACCCGGAAGCCATCCCGAAGCTTATCGAGGCCGGCATCATTGAGGTCGCCCCGCTGGCGTACATGCGCGGGCGCACCCTCTCGGACGCGTTCGTCATCCTCGACGAGGCCCAGAACACCTCTGGCTCCCAGATGAAGATGTTCCTCACCCGCTTGGGCTTCGGCTCGAAGATGGTGGTCACGGGCGATATTTCCCAGGTTGACCTGCCGCGCGGTACGGTCTCCGGCCTGCGCGTCGCCCGCCGCATCCTTGGCGACATCGAGGGCATTTCCTTCCAGGACCTGCGCGCGGAAGACGTCGTGCGTCACCACCTGATCTCCCGGATCGTCGCGGCCTACGACGAGCACGACGCGCGCAACGCCGCACGCTACGAACGAAAACAACGCGAAGAAGAGGCAAGACAGTGA
- a CDS encoding hemolysin family protein — MEFTVAYGLVAVLALLLSGLFGSVESALTPISRARVETMVKDDVSGAKALARVVDARANQINMLVMLRTVLDAVAAVFAAMLAMDLIPSDAWAIIAAVASVTLLQFSIIGVFARTAGRRNPYTISLKAAPWLVIVNRVLGPVSRLLIWVGNLFHPGEDFRDGPYSTEVELREMVDIAQEKGVVETAEGRMIQNIFDLASTHARQIMVPRPEMIWIEGEKTARQATTLMVRSGHSRVPVIGENVDEIVGVAYLKDMFGPTGTPVAPDTVLSTLMRDPLFIPDSKPLDVLLQDMQRVNTHIAIVIDEFGNVAGLLTMEDLLEEIVGEITDEYDDDEDAPIEFVAARTLRAQARLPLDDLVDFLADNLDYELTFEEDVTDSVDTVAGLLSYELGRVPLPGSAIVHDGLRYTAEGGRDRRGRIKTRSVLIEVPEPAEAPMEDSDGGSEDK; from the coding sequence ATGGAATTCACCGTTGCCTACGGCCTCGTCGCCGTGCTCGCGCTGCTGCTTTCCGGCCTGTTCGGATCGGTCGAATCGGCGCTGACCCCGATTTCGCGCGCGCGCGTCGAGACCATGGTCAAGGACGACGTCTCAGGTGCCAAGGCGCTCGCCCGGGTTGTCGACGCCCGCGCCAACCAAATCAACATGCTGGTCATGCTGCGCACCGTCCTCGACGCCGTTGCAGCGGTCTTCGCCGCCATGCTGGCGATGGATCTGATCCCCTCCGACGCGTGGGCGATCATCGCCGCCGTCGCGTCGGTTACGCTGCTGCAGTTCAGTATCATCGGCGTATTTGCGCGCACCGCTGGACGCCGCAACCCCTACACGATCTCGCTGAAGGCCGCGCCGTGGCTGGTCATTGTCAACCGGGTCCTCGGTCCAGTTTCACGCCTGCTCATCTGGGTGGGCAACCTGTTCCACCCCGGCGAGGACTTCCGCGACGGCCCGTACTCCACCGAAGTGGAGCTGCGCGAGATGGTCGACATCGCCCAGGAGAAAGGCGTGGTGGAAACCGCCGAGGGCCGCATGATCCAAAACATCTTCGATCTGGCCTCTACCCACGCCCGCCAAATCATGGTGCCGCGCCCCGAGATGATCTGGATCGAGGGGGAGAAGACGGCCCGCCAGGCAACCACGCTGATGGTGCGCTCCGGACATTCCCGCGTGCCCGTGATCGGGGAGAACGTCGATGAGATTGTGGGCGTCGCATATTTGAAGGACATGTTCGGCCCCACCGGCACCCCAGTGGCGCCGGACACCGTGCTGTCCACCCTGATGCGCGACCCACTGTTCATCCCGGACTCCAAGCCGCTCGACGTGCTGCTGCAGGACATGCAGCGGGTGAACACGCACATCGCCATCGTGATCGACGAGTTCGGCAACGTCGCCGGCCTGCTCACGATGGAGGATCTCCTCGAGGAAATCGTCGGCGAAATCACCGACGAATACGACGACGACGAAGACGCCCCAATCGAGTTCGTCGCCGCGCGCACCCTGCGTGCCCAGGCACGCCTGCCTCTCGACGACCTCGTCGACTTCCTCGCCGACAACCTCGACTACGAGCTCACCTTCGAGGAGGACGTCACCGACTCCGTCGACACCGTGGCAGGCCTGCTGTCCTACGAGCTGGGCCGCGTGCCGCTGCCGGGCTCCGCCATCGTTCACGACGGCCTACGCTATACCGCGGAAGGCGGCCGCGACCGGCGCGGACGCATCAAGACCCGCAGCGTGCTCATCGAGGTCCCCGAACCCGCCGAAGCACCCATGGAAGATTCGGACGGGGGTTCTGAAGACAAGTAG
- the pdxY gene encoding pyridoxal kinase PdxY, translating into MSNILSIQSAVSYGHVGNSAAVFPLQRIGHEVWPVYTVNYSNHTGYGSWKGPMIPATEVAAIIDGIEERGALPRVDAILSGYQGGDDIADVIIDTVARVKAVNPDAIYACDPVMGSAKSGCFVSDNIPPLLRDRVVPVADLITPNQFELGYLVEQDVTDLDSTLRAVDAAREMGPSTVLVTSVERADAPADTIEMIAVDDHGKWIVRTPRLPFKRNGSGDVTAALFTGHYLRGGNAADALAKTASSVYDLLKRTYDSDSAELLLVESQDAYANPQLQFEVEAL; encoded by the coding sequence ATGAGCAATATCTTGTCGATCCAGTCCGCCGTCTCCTACGGCCACGTAGGCAACTCCGCCGCAGTCTTCCCACTGCAGCGCATCGGCCACGAAGTGTGGCCCGTCTACACCGTCAACTACTCCAACCACACCGGGTACGGCTCCTGGAAAGGCCCAATGATCCCAGCCACGGAGGTTGCGGCCATCATCGACGGCATCGAGGAGCGCGGGGCCCTCCCGCGTGTCGACGCCATCCTCTCCGGCTACCAAGGCGGCGACGACATCGCCGACGTCATCATCGACACCGTCGCCCGCGTCAAAGCCGTCAACCCCGACGCCATCTACGCCTGCGACCCAGTCATGGGCAGCGCCAAATCCGGCTGCTTCGTCTCCGACAACATCCCGCCCCTCCTCCGCGACCGCGTCGTCCCCGTCGCCGACCTCATCACCCCCAACCAGTTCGAACTCGGCTACCTCGTAGAACAAGACGTCACCGACCTGGACTCCACCCTCCGCGCCGTCGACGCCGCCCGCGAAATGGGCCCCTCCACCGTCCTCGTCACCTCCGTCGAACGCGCCGACGCCCCCGCCGACACCATCGAAATGATCGCCGTCGACGACCACGGCAAGTGGATCGTGCGCACCCCACGCCTGCCATTCAAGCGCAACGGCTCCGGCGACGTCACCGCAGCCCTCTTCACCGGCCACTACCTGCGCGGCGGCAACGCCGCCGACGCCCTGGCCAAGACCGCCAGCTCCGTCTACGACCTACTCAAGCGCACCTACGACTCCGACTCCGCCGAGCTCCTGCTCGTCGAGTCCCAGGACGCCTACGCCAACCCGCAGCTGCAGTTCGAGGTTGAGGCACTGTAG
- the hemW gene encoding radical SAM family heme chaperone HemW, whose protein sequence is MNTAQQSQPDFGVYIHVPFCATRCGYCDFNTYTPTEVESSHAEYLESLEKELQLAAHQPGVAEASTVFIGGGTPSLLGADGLGRVLSMVRDTFGIRAGAEVTTESNPESTDPAYFAGLLEHGFTRVSLGMQSASASVLKVLDRKHTPGRAVAAAKEALDAGFEHVNLDMIYGTPTETDDDVRRTLDAILSTGVDHVSAYSLIVEDGTAMARKIRRGELPEPQEDVYADRYEMIAETLEAAGFGWYEVSNWARPGGECQHNLLYWRGAHWWGAGPGAHSFIGDRRFWNVKRPERYNQLLADSTLPIDGGETLTPQERHEEQVMLGLRLKEGVPRGMIGSGAEGVVEKYVAAGLLTAGESVAVTDAGRLLADGIVTDILAAEEAE, encoded by the coding sequence ATGAACACAGCGCAGCAATCACAGCCCGACTTTGGCGTCTATATCCACGTGCCGTTTTGCGCGACACGGTGTGGGTACTGTGACTTCAATACCTATACGCCGACGGAGGTGGAGAGCTCCCACGCGGAGTACCTAGAGTCGCTGGAAAAGGAGCTGCAGCTGGCGGCACACCAGCCGGGCGTGGCTGAGGCGAGCACAGTGTTTATCGGGGGTGGGACCCCCTCGCTGTTGGGGGCGGATGGACTGGGCAGGGTGTTGTCGATGGTGCGGGACACCTTCGGCATCCGGGCGGGGGCGGAGGTGACGACGGAGTCGAACCCGGAGTCGACGGATCCGGCGTACTTCGCGGGGCTGCTGGAGCACGGCTTTACGAGGGTGTCGTTGGGGATGCAGTCGGCGTCGGCGTCGGTGCTCAAGGTGTTGGACCGGAAGCACACGCCGGGCAGGGCGGTCGCGGCGGCCAAGGAGGCCCTCGACGCCGGCTTCGAGCACGTGAACCTGGACATGATCTACGGCACGCCGACGGAAACGGACGACGACGTACGCCGCACCCTCGACGCCATCCTGTCGACGGGCGTCGACCATGTGAGTGCTTATTCGCTGATCGTGGAGGATGGCACCGCCATGGCGCGCAAGATCCGCCGCGGTGAGCTGCCCGAGCCGCAGGAGGACGTGTACGCGGACCGCTACGAGATGATCGCTGAGACCTTGGAGGCGGCCGGGTTCGGCTGGTACGAGGTGTCCAACTGGGCGCGGCCAGGTGGGGAGTGCCAGCACAACCTGTTGTACTGGCGTGGCGCGCACTGGTGGGGCGCGGGCCCGGGGGCGCACTCGTTTATTGGGGACCGCCGGTTCTGGAACGTGAAGCGGCCGGAGCGCTACAACCAGTTGCTCGCCGACAGCACGCTGCCGATTGACGGCGGGGAGACGCTCACGCCGCAGGAGCGGCACGAGGAGCAGGTGATGCTGGGGTTGCGTCTGAAGGAGGGTGTGCCTCGGGGGATGATTGGTTCGGGGGCGGAGGGGGTCGTCGAGAAGTATGTGGCGGCGGGCCTGTTGACTGCGGGTGAGAGCGTGGCCGTGACTGATGCGGGGCGCTTGCTGGCAGACGGGATTGTGACGGACATTTTGGCTGCCGAGGAGGCAGAGTAG
- the hrcA gene encoding heat-inducible transcriptional repressor HrcA → MSAANDRRQRVLRAIVADYIARQEPVGSKMLVERHGLKVSSATIRNDMSVLEREGYITQTHASSGRIPTEAGYRAFVDALHDVKPLSTAERHAILDFLEHGVDMEDVLRRSVQLLAQLTNQAAVVQLPTLNVSRVKHCEVVALAPTRLLLVLITDTGRVDQRNVELAAPLGTDGVFLLRDLLNTVLVGKTMRDASAALKMLHAQAPPVIADAVERATAVLIETLVETTTDRLLIAGAGNLSVNRMVDLHSVIEALEQQVIVLKLLANAQQLEHVSVSIGNENEEKEFSQASIVSTAYGAGDEALGGLGVVGPTHMDYPGTMQKVATVAQYISRILRGE, encoded by the coding sequence ATGAGTGCAGCGAATGATCGCAGACAGCGGGTGCTGCGCGCAATCGTCGCCGACTATATTGCGCGGCAGGAACCCGTCGGATCGAAGATGCTGGTGGAGCGCCACGGGCTGAAGGTCAGCTCGGCGACCATCCGCAACGACATGAGCGTGCTGGAGCGCGAGGGCTACATCACGCAGACGCACGCGTCCTCGGGGCGCATCCCGACGGAGGCCGGGTACCGCGCGTTTGTCGACGCCCTCCACGACGTCAAACCGCTGTCCACAGCGGAGCGCCACGCCATTTTGGACTTCCTTGAGCACGGCGTGGACATGGAGGACGTGCTGCGCCGCAGCGTGCAGCTGCTGGCCCAGCTGACGAACCAGGCGGCGGTGGTGCAGCTGCCGACGCTGAACGTGTCTCGCGTGAAGCACTGCGAGGTGGTGGCGCTGGCTCCAACGCGACTGCTGCTGGTGCTGATCACGGACACCGGGCGCGTGGACCAGCGCAACGTGGAGCTCGCCGCGCCGCTGGGCACCGACGGGGTGTTCCTGCTGCGGGACCTGCTCAATACGGTGCTGGTGGGCAAGACGATGCGCGATGCCTCCGCCGCGCTGAAGATGCTGCACGCGCAGGCGCCGCCGGTTATCGCGGATGCGGTGGAGCGGGCGACGGCGGTGCTCATCGAGACGCTGGTGGAGACCACAACCGACCGGCTGCTCATCGCGGGCGCCGGGAACTTGAGCGTGAACCGGATGGTGGATCTGCACAGCGTGATTGAGGCGCTGGAGCAGCAGGTGATCGTGCTGAAGCTGTTGGCGAACGCGCAGCAGCTGGAGCACGTCTCGGTCAGTATTGGCAATGAGAATGAGGAAAAGGAATTTTCTCAGGCCTCCATTGTTAGTACTGCATATGGAGCTGGCGACGAGGCGCTCGGCGGCCTTGGGGTGGTCGGTCCGACACATATGGACTATCCGGGTACCATGCAAAAGGTTGCCACCGTGGCTCAGTACATCAGTCGCATTTTGCGGGGCGAATAA
- a CDS encoding DUF559 domain-containing protein: MDTGDWKTRLRSEFVDVRSCVNVSREVRERLDSGELVRLSSGVAVPASIIEEVPQYQRDWARSFAVGAVAQTAVVTGRAAAHLLGMWTVNQPMPQVSMLTHNPPPKPTRQPDVRYVRSRFRPDEVVQGQHLSTTTPYRTFLEIAREAGFKHALVAADWLLYSRTLIAPQLQYLMRTTPRFHGIGAARKAVQYAVLGPESAPESYTRAVLLDAGFRNVLSNVWIDSTRYRVDLLVENALIIEIDGNMKYIGPDVDTADVLLKEKRRADTLRNLGYELIRFSPHDVESNPASFLSTVHSALNRARR, translated from the coding sequence ATGGATACGGGGGACTGGAAAACACGGTTGCGCTCAGAGTTCGTTGACGTTCGGAGCTGCGTGAACGTGAGCCGCGAGGTGCGGGAGCGCTTGGACTCTGGCGAGTTAGTGAGGTTGTCGTCGGGGGTGGCGGTGCCGGCGTCGATAATTGAGGAGGTCCCGCAGTACCAGCGTGACTGGGCGCGGAGCTTCGCTGTCGGTGCGGTTGCGCAGACTGCGGTGGTGACGGGGCGGGCGGCGGCGCACCTGCTGGGGATGTGGACGGTCAATCAGCCGATGCCTCAGGTCTCGATGTTGACGCACAACCCGCCGCCGAAGCCGACTCGGCAGCCGGATGTACGCTACGTGCGGTCGCGATTTCGGCCGGATGAGGTGGTGCAAGGCCAGCATCTGAGCACAACAACTCCGTACCGGACCTTTTTGGAGATTGCCCGCGAGGCAGGGTTTAAACACGCACTCGTAGCCGCGGACTGGCTGCTCTATTCGCGCACGCTCATCGCGCCACAGCTGCAGTATTTAATGCGCACGACTCCCCGGTTTCATGGGATTGGGGCAGCTCGGAAGGCTGTTCAGTATGCGGTGCTCGGTCCGGAGTCTGCGCCGGAGTCCTATACCAGAGCAGTGCTATTAGACGCGGGCTTCAGGAATGTGTTGTCCAACGTATGGATAGACTCGACGCGCTACCGTGTAGACCTTCTCGTGGAAAACGCACTGATCATCGAAATCGATGGGAACATGAAGTACATTGGCCCCGACGTGGATACGGCAGATGTGCTGCTGAAGGAGAAGCGCCGCGCCGATACTCTGCGCAATCTCGGCTATGAACTGATCCGTTTTTCTCCCCACGATGTGGAAAGCAACCCCGCCTCTTTCTTATCGACGGTCCACTCCGCCCTGAACCGCGCCCGCCGGTAG
- the ybeY gene encoding rRNA maturation RNase YbeY, which translates to MSIEVLNESGEADVNEEMLVDVCSFALQAMDVHPDTEATITLVDEATMADLHVRWMDLEGPTDVMSFPMDELTPGGGRPDASPFGAAMLGDIILCPAFDRKQAEMAGHDLGHELALLTVHGVLHLLGYDHVMPDEEREMFSLQNELLADWYDSLAARGIEYQPKPTGAHAFPSAADREELDRMMKGRD; encoded by the coding sequence GTGAGTATTGAAGTCCTCAACGAATCGGGGGAGGCGGACGTCAACGAGGAAATGCTCGTCGATGTCTGCTCCTTCGCCCTGCAAGCCATGGATGTGCACCCAGACACGGAGGCAACCATCACACTTGTCGACGAAGCCACCATGGCTGACCTCCACGTCCGGTGGATGGATCTGGAAGGGCCCACGGACGTCATGAGCTTCCCGATGGACGAGCTCACCCCAGGCGGCGGACGCCCGGACGCGTCCCCGTTCGGCGCGGCGATGCTCGGCGACATCATCCTGTGCCCGGCCTTCGACCGCAAGCAGGCGGAGATGGCAGGCCACGACCTCGGCCACGAGCTCGCCCTGCTCACCGTCCACGGTGTGCTGCACCTGCTCGGCTACGACCACGTCATGCCGGACGAGGAACGCGAGATGTTCTCGCTGCAAAACGAGCTGCTCGCGGACTGGTACGACTCGCTGGCGGCACGCGGCATCGAGTACCAGCCCAAGCCGACCGGTGCCCATGCATTTCCCTCAGCCGCCGACCGCGAGGAGCTCGACCGCATGATGAAGGGCCGCGACTAA
- a CDS encoding 16S rRNA (uracil(1498)-N(3))-methyltransferase, with protein MSVPYFLTPNPASGTLDGDEAKHAFVKRIEPGERIALTDGAGTVADVIVRHSDKQQLRGDVTEVRTVPAPEQRVTLVQAVPKSERAELAVDLAVQGGVDAIVPWISHRTIARWPAAKQAKQVEKWQHQAIASAKQARRAWVPQVADPVTTNQLKDLLAEVGEGGVEKQALVLHEDAAVPLTTVEFGRDIWLIVGPEGGIGEDELELIGARAVTLGPEVLRTASAGFAALCAIGALTTRW; from the coding sequence ATGAGCGTTCCGTACTTCCTCACCCCGAACCCCGCCAGCGGCACCCTCGACGGCGACGAGGCGAAGCACGCCTTCGTCAAACGCATCGAGCCCGGCGAGCGCATCGCGCTGACCGACGGCGCCGGCACCGTCGCGGACGTCATTGTCCGTCACAGCGACAAGCAGCAGCTGCGCGGCGACGTCACTGAGGTACGCACCGTGCCCGCGCCCGAGCAGCGCGTCACCCTGGTGCAGGCAGTGCCGAAGTCGGAACGCGCGGAGCTCGCCGTCGATCTCGCCGTGCAAGGAGGTGTCGACGCCATCGTCCCCTGGATCTCGCACCGCACCATCGCGCGCTGGCCCGCCGCCAAGCAGGCCAAGCAGGTGGAGAAGTGGCAGCACCAGGCGATCGCGTCCGCGAAGCAGGCGCGCCGGGCCTGGGTGCCGCAGGTCGCAGATCCGGTGACCACGAACCAGCTGAAGGACCTGCTTGCCGAGGTGGGCGAAGGGGGCGTCGAAAAGCAGGCGTTGGTGCTTCACGAAGACGCGGCCGTGCCGCTGACCACCGTCGAGTTCGGACGGGACATCTGGCTCATCGTGGGGCCTGAGGGAGGCATCGGCGAGGATGAGCTCGAGCTCATCGGCGCCCGCGCTGTCACCCTCGGGCCGGAAGTGTTGCGCACCGCCAGCGCCGGTTTTGCTGCACTATGCGCAATCGGCGCGCTAACGACGCGCTGGTAG
- the era gene encoding GTPase Era produces the protein MSENFPEFPDLSNAPADANASTPDYAGFTQTPEGFRSGFVSFVGRPNTGKSTLMNALVGEKIAIMADQPETTRRPIRGVVNREDAQVIVVDTPGVHRPRTLLGQRLNEIVKDTYQDVDVIGFTVPADEKLGPGDRYILEEIRAAKPKTPIVGIVTKLDKVPKDVVGERLLEMHEYLGQDVELVPVSAKDRVQLDVLMDVLVSKLPEGPRFYPVDQVTDEGVEARIEELIREEALSGLREELPHSVAVQIDEMHPDPERPDRMMIYAVMFLERPGQKRIIEGPGGRRLSGIVHRSRKQIMELVGQNVYLDVRLKVLKNWQEDPKALGRLGF, from the coding sequence ATGAGCGAAAACTTCCCGGAGTTCCCGGACCTGTCTAACGCACCAGCTGACGCAAATGCGAGCACCCCCGACTACGCGGGCTTCACGCAGACACCGGAGGGGTTCCGGTCCGGCTTTGTGAGTTTTGTGGGCAGGCCGAATACGGGCAAGTCGACGCTGATGAATGCGTTGGTGGGCGAGAAGATCGCGATTATGGCGGATCAGCCGGAGACGACGCGTCGGCCGATTCGTGGGGTGGTGAATCGGGAGGATGCGCAGGTGATTGTGGTGGATACGCCGGGGGTGCACCGGCCGCGGACGTTGTTGGGGCAGCGGCTGAATGAGATCGTGAAGGATACGTACCAGGATGTGGACGTGATTGGGTTTACGGTGCCTGCGGATGAGAAGTTGGGGCCGGGGGATCGCTACATTTTGGAGGAGATTCGGGCGGCGAAGCCGAAGACGCCGATCGTGGGCATCGTGACGAAGTTGGATAAGGTGCCGAAGGACGTGGTGGGGGAGCGTCTGTTGGAGATGCACGAGTATCTGGGGCAGGACGTGGAGTTGGTGCCGGTGTCTGCGAAGGACCGGGTGCAGCTGGACGTGCTGATGGATGTGTTGGTGAGCAAGCTTCCGGAGGGCCCGCGGTTTTATCCGGTTGATCAGGTGACGGATGAGGGCGTTGAGGCGCGGATTGAGGAGTTGATCCGTGAGGAGGCGCTGAGTGGGCTGCGTGAGGAGTTGCCGCACTCGGTGGCGGTGCAGATTGATGAGATGCATCCGGATCCGGAGCGTCCGGATCGGATGATGATTTACGCGGTGATGTTTTTGGAGCGCCCGGGCCAGAAGCGGATTATTGAGGGGCCTGGTGGGCGTCGTTTGAGCGGGATTGTGCACCGTTCGCGGAAGCAGATTATGGAGCTTGTGGGTCAGAACGTGTACCTGGATGTGCGTTTGAAGGTGTTGAAGAATTGGCAGGAGGACCCGAAGGCGTTGGGGCGTCTTGGCTTCTAG
- the dnaJ gene encoding molecular chaperone DnaJ, which translates to MARDYYGILGVDREATEQEIKRAYRKLARKYHPDVNPSDEAAEKFAEISLAQEVLLDPAKRSIVDRGGDPMEQGGMGGAGGGGFGGFGDIFDAFFGGGGRSHEPRSRVQPGNDALLRTQITLEDAYAGVTKEVTVDTAVLCQKCHGTGSESEAKPVQCDYCAGQGVVQEVQQSFLGNVMTTHDCPKCHGYGEVIQDPCRQCAGDGRVRATRDLKVKIPAGIANGMRIRMAGQGEVGHGGGPAGDLYVEVQTAPHSTFVRDGNDLHLRLNVPMYDAALGTSIDVENLAGDTTTIEIPAGTQPGDEVRLEGEGMPRLRAEGHGDMIAHIQVVVPTHLSGEERRSLEQLRDARGDATGVHHDDERDEGFFSRMRDRFRR; encoded by the coding sequence GTGGCTCGTGATTATTACGGCATCCTCGGCGTTGACCGAGAGGCGACCGAGCAGGAAATTAAGAGGGCGTACCGGAAGCTCGCCCGCAAGTACCACCCGGATGTGAACCCGTCTGATGAGGCGGCTGAGAAGTTCGCCGAGATCTCGCTGGCGCAGGAGGTGCTGCTGGACCCGGCGAAGCGCAGCATCGTGGACCGCGGCGGCGACCCGATGGAGCAGGGCGGCATGGGCGGCGCCGGTGGCGGCGGCTTCGGGGGCTTCGGCGACATTTTCGATGCCTTCTTCGGCGGAGGCGGGCGCAGCCACGAGCCTCGCTCGCGCGTTCAGCCGGGCAATGACGCCCTGCTTCGCACCCAGATCACGCTGGAGGACGCCTACGCGGGCGTGACGAAGGAGGTGACCGTCGATACAGCAGTGCTGTGCCAGAAGTGCCACGGTACCGGCTCCGAGTCTGAGGCGAAGCCCGTGCAGTGTGACTACTGCGCGGGCCAGGGCGTGGTGCAGGAAGTGCAGCAGTCCTTCCTGGGCAACGTGATGACCACGCACGACTGCCCGAAGTGCCACGGCTACGGCGAAGTGATCCAGGATCCGTGCCGCCAGTGCGCCGGCGACGGTCGGGTGCGCGCCACCCGCGACCTGAAGGTGAAGATCCCGGCGGGTATCGCCAACGGGATGCGCATCCGCATGGCGGGGCAGGGCGAGGTCGGCCACGGTGGCGGTCCCGCCGGTGACCTCTACGTGGAGGTGCAGACCGCGCCGCACTCGACGTTCGTGCGCGACGGCAACGACTTGCACCTGCGCCTGAACGTGCCGATGTACGACGCCGCGCTGGGCACCAGCATCGACGTCGAAAACCTTGCCGGTGACACGACCACCATCGAGATCCCGGCCGGCACCCAGCCCGGCGACGAGGTCCGCCTCGAGGGCGAGGGCATGCCACGCCTGCGCGCCGAGGGCCACGGCGACATGATCGCCCACATCCAGGTCGTCGTGCCGACGCACCTCAGTGGCGAGGAGCGCCGCAGCCTCGAGCAGCTTCGCGACGCCCGCGGCGACGCCACCGGCGTCCACCACGACGACGAGCGCGACGAAGGCTTCTTCTCCCGCATGCGCGACAGGTTCCGCCGCTAA